Part of the Cuniculiplasma divulgatum genome, AATCGGAAAATCTTTCACCCAGAACTATTTTTAAGTCGCTGTGAATTTTATTTCCCAGTGGTTTATCTTTTATGAGAAGATTTCGTCCCCTTGATATAATGTAGATTGATTCCAAACCAAATTTCTTTTGAAGGTAACCTTGAGTTGAAAAAGCCTCAGACACGTTTCTTGATAGAATTGTGTGATTGAGGAAGAAATTCTTAACTTCTATCTCTGAATCCGTTATTATAAATTTATAATTTCTTTTCCAAAGTATATACAAAGCAACCAATAGATAGGATATTAAAAGGAAAATAAGATAATTGGTGAAATTTTTTGGTGAAATTTCTAGAAATACAGAGAAAATGGCTATCAGGATTGTAGCTTTTAATGTAGTTTTAATTTCCATTGCTCCCATATAACCAGCACATCACTTTTACCCCATTTACATCTGCATAACCAGGTTCCCTCGTTTTGCATATTTCCATGACGAAAGGGCATCTGTTATGGAATC contains:
- a CDS encoding PH domain-containing protein, producing the protein MGAMEIKTTLKATILIAIFSVFLEISPKNFTNYLIFLLISYLLVALYILWKRNYKFIITDSEIEVKNFFLNHTILSRNVSEAFSTQGYLQKKFGLESIYIISRGRNLLIKDKPLGNKIHSDLKIVLGERFSD